The following are encoded in a window of Vicia villosa cultivar HV-30 ecotype Madison, WI unplaced genomic scaffold, Vvil1.0 ctg.005390F_1_1, whole genome shotgun sequence genomic DNA:
- the LOC131642594 gene encoding pheophytinase, chloroplastic-like isoform X1, producing the protein MEVTSAVHSIGSLNLQTRSSQLEKLNNNGTLFLTTRTTTTQKSSLLHGYLHPINHIITKSNIGYGTNHGSNSKSVIIKSTSSPATTETSESLSEVEKIKQKCLKWKWKGQYSINYYVSSDSDFPQPNLPPLLLVHGFGASIPHWRRNIKTLSQNYTVYAIDLLGFGASDKPPGFSYTMETWAELILDFLDEVVKKPTVLIGNSVGSLACLIAAASGMIQPDSSESLVKGIVLLNCSGGMNNKAIVDDWRIKLLLPLLWLIDFLLNQKGIASAIFERVKQRENLKNILSSVYSNKESVDDELVEIIREPANDEGALDAFVSIVTGPPGPTPVQLVPKVSSPILLLWGDEDPFTPIDGPVGKYFSSLPSQQENVKLFLLEGVGHCPHDDKPELVHEKLLPWLATLSSS; encoded by the exons ATGGAAGTAACAAGTGCTGTCCATTCAATTGGGTCTCTCAATTTGCAAACACGCTCTTCACAACTTGAAAAACTCAACAACAATGGAACCTTGTTCCTAACCACAAGAACCACCACAACACAAAAGAGTTCTCTTCTTCATGGGTATCTTCATCCAATAAACCACATAATCACCAAAAGCAACATTGGTTATGGTACTAATCATGGCAGTAACAGTAAAAGTGTCATCATCAAATCAACTTCTTCTCCTGCTACCACAGAAACTTCTGAATCCTTATCTGAAGTTGAAAAGATAAAGCAGAAATGCCTCAAGTGGAAGTGGAAGGGTCAGTATTCCATAAACTACTATGTTTCTTCTGATTCAGATTTTCCTCAGCCAAATCTCCCTCCTTTGTTACTTGTCCATGGCTTTGGTGCTTCCATTCCTCACTGGCGCAG GAATATAAAGACATTGTCTCAGAATTATACTGTTTATGCTATTGATCTACTTGGTTTTGGAGCATCAGATAAGCCCCCAGGCTTTTCGTATACCATGGAAACATGGGCTGAG TTGATCCTGGATTTCTTGGATGAAGTTGTTAAGAAGCCGACAGTACTAATAGGAAACTCGGTTGGAAGTCTTGCTTGCCTCATTGCTGCTGCTTCAGGCAT GATTCAACCAGATTCAAGTGAATCTCTCGTTAAAGGAATTGTGCTGCTAAATTGTTCTGGTGGCATGAACAACAAAGCAATTGTTGATGACTGGAGGATCAAGTTACTACTACCATTGCTTTGgctaattgattttttattgaacCAAAAGGGAATCGCCTCAGCAATTTTCGAGCGTGTTAAACAAAG AGAGAATTTGAAGAACATCTTGAGTTCAGTATATAGTAATAAGGAGTCTGTGGATGATGAACTTGTGGAGATCATTAGGGAACCGGCAAATGATGAAGGGGCATTAGATGCGTTTGTATCAATTGTAACAGGGCCGCCCGGGCCTACTCCGGTGCAGTTGGTGCCAAAAGTCTCGTCGCCTATATTACTTTTATGGGGAGATGAAGATCCGTTTACTCCAATTGATGGACCTGTTGGAAAGTACTTTTCATCATTGCCTTCTCAGCAAGAAAATGTTAAACTGTTCTTACTTGAAGGGGTTGGACATTGTCCCCATGATGACAAACCTGAATTAGTTCATGAAAAATTGCTTCCCTGGCTGGCTACTCTTTCAAGTTCATAG
- the LOC131642596 gene encoding PHD finger protein At1g33420-like, with product MVVSGAKSLKRVKKRVTADHHDFFTFPSPSLAASESFYIGPFRSNIRSFLTKYALLPPPSALFPHLLTWQILFRVGEITEGSESGPAVVCLDVVEEDVARSRSVYCDQCRVFGWSGNPVCGKRYHFIIKADGGSIGGYHKPCMCCGDSLHLSESKCKSCNHVTTSDDVEEWVYHQLENTSHLLHGVVHANGYGHLLRVNGREGGSRFLSGCHIMDFWDRLCKTLGVRKVSVMDVSKKYGLEYRLLHAIMKRHPWYGEWGYNFGSGSYCLTKEAYKSAVDNLSNLPLSIFLSHEQKPHSRVQDMILYYQSLSEHELVNMRDLFCFLMGLMHSARKNASKSDDVTCKKRRFDASGLSSSWGKSDIERVEDAMLRVLRAVSGSNWVSRRALRGAVCKVASPELLDYCLAELGGKVVYGGTVNSRRNPETGVDEFRIDATSFDGFMANSNSSGSKCPSEENLLQCLRYLYESLLHPRMMLNYVEEDTKTLAMSSAQKLLDCKQLIKDYCTEMLPVSDLYKIRISCQVELVDQSEDSAARTPPEIIVLPTNATVSDLKIEAANVFQDVYLMFRRFQVDELLGYRGVDDSTQVKHLLKPNEVVCIRGRCSGKNGVSKFRMERGLERWTVECSCGAKDDDGERMMACDTCGVWRHTRCSGIPDIAPVPARFVCQRCQNCDSKPISGRHLKDETVTSVSTPRSSFFGNGVPVLSDR from the exons ATGGTCGTTAGCGGAGCCAAGTCCCTGAAGCGCGTGAAGAAGAGAGTCACCGCCGATCACCACGATTTTTTTACGTTCCCTTCACCATCCCTCGCCGCCTCGGAAAGCTTCTACATCGGTCCATTCCGCTCCAACATCCGTTCGTTTCTGACGAAGTACGCGCTTCTCCCGCCACCGTCGGCGCTGTTCCCGCACCTTCTGACGTGGCAGATCCTCTTCCGTGTAGGTGAGATCACCGAAGGCTCTGAATCTGGACCGGCGGTGGTGTGCCTCGACGTTGTGGAAGAGGACGTGGCCAGATCTAGATCCGTTTACTGCGATCAGTGCCGAGTTTTCG GTTGGAGCGGCAACCCAGTGTGCGGGAAACGCTACCATTTTATAATCAAAGCTGATGGGGGATCAATTGGTGGATACCACAAACCGTGTATGTGTTGTGGAGACAGTTTGCATTTGTCAGAATCCAA GTGTAAGTCATGCAATCATGTAACAACCAGTGATGATGTTGAAGAATGGGTATACCACCAACTAGAGAATACAAGTCATCTTTTACATGGTGTAGTCCATGCAAATGGTTATGGGCACCTTCTCCGGGTTAATGGCAGAGAAGGGGGGTCTAGATTTCTTTCTGGTTGCCATATTATGGATTTCTGGGATCGCCTATGCAAGACACTTGGAGTTAG AAAAGTTAGTGTGATGGATGTTTCAAAGAAATACGGGCTAGAGTATCGCTTGCTCCATGCCATTATGAAGAGACATCCGTGGTATGGTGAGTGGGGATATAATTTTGGCTCTGGTAGCTATTGTCTCACGAAGGAAGCATATAAGTCTGCTGTTGACAACCTATCCAATCTACCCCTGTCCATCTTTCTCTCCCATGAGCAAAAGCCCCACTCACGTGTGCAGGATATGATCTTGTATTACCAGTCTTTGTCAGAGCATGAGCTTGTAAATATGAGGGACCTATTTTGTTTTTTGATGGGTTTGATGCACAGTGCTCGCAAGAATGCCTCTAAGTCTGATGACGTAACCTGCAAGAAGCGTCGGTTTGATGCTTCTGGATTATCAAGTTCTTGGGGGAAGAGTGACATTGAACGTGTGGAGGATGCCATGCTCAGAGTGCTGCGCGCAGTATCTGGGTCTAATTGGGTGAGCCGCCGTGCTCTTAGGGGTGCTGTTTGCAAGGTGGCGTCTCCAGAGCTTCTTGATTATTGCCTTGCTGAACTGGGAGGGAAAGTGGTGTATGGTGGCACTGTTAACAGCAGACGCAATCCTGAAACTGGAGTTGATGAATTCAG AATTGATGCGACAAGCTTCGATGGGTTTATGGCCAACAGTAATTCTTCAGGCTCAAAGTGTCCATCTGAAGAGAATCTCCTGCAATGCTTGAGATATTTATACGAGTCTTTGCTTCATCCTCGGATGATGCTAAACTATGTCGAAGAAGATACTAAAACGCTTGCAATGAGCTCAGCTCAGAAACTTCTTGACTGCAAGCAATTAATAAAAGATTATTGTACTGAGATGTTGCCAGTGTCAGATTTGTATAAAATACGCATCTCATGTCAGGTTGAGCTAGTTGATCAATCTGAAGATTCCGCAGCTAGAACTCCTCCTGAAATAATTGTGCTGCCCACAAATGCGACAGTATCTGACCTTAAGATTGAAGCGGCAAATGTATTTCAAGACGTATATCTAATGTTTAGAAGATTTCAAGTTGATGAACTACTTGGCTACAGAGGTGTGGACGATTCCACCCAAGTCAAGCACTTATTAAAACCAAATGAAGTGGTTTGTATCCGAGGAAGATGCTCCGGGAAGAATGGGGTGAGCAAGTTTCGAATGGAACGGGGACTTGAGAGGTGGACTGTGGAGTGCAGCTGTGGTGCTAAGGACGATGATGGAGAGAGAATGATGGCTTGTGATACATGTGGAGTGTGGCGGCACACCAGGTGTTCTGGCATTCCTGATATTGCACCTGTTCCAGCACGTTTTGTTTGCCAGAGATGCCAAAATTGCGACTCAAAGCCTATATCTGGTAGGCACTTAAAAGATGAGACTGTGACTAGTGTTAGTACCCCTAGAAGTAGTTTCTTTGGCAATGGTGTGCCAGTGCTTTCTGATCGTTAG
- the LOC131642594 gene encoding pheophytinase, chloroplastic-like isoform X2 → MEVTSAVHSIGSLNLQTRSSQLEKLNNNGTLFLTTRTTTTQKSSLLHGYLHPINHIITKSNIGYGTNHGSNSKSVIIKSTSSPATTETSESLSEVEKIKQKCLKWKWKGQYSINYYVSSDSDFPQPNLPPLLLVHGFGASIPHWRRNIKTLSQNYTVYAIDLLGFGASDKPPGFSYTMETWAELILDFLDEVVKKPTVLIGNSVGSLACLIAAASDSSESLVKGIVLLNCSGGMNNKAIVDDWRIKLLLPLLWLIDFLLNQKGIASAIFERVKQRENLKNILSSVYSNKESVDDELVEIIREPANDEGALDAFVSIVTGPPGPTPVQLVPKVSSPILLLWGDEDPFTPIDGPVGKYFSSLPSQQENVKLFLLEGVGHCPHDDKPELVHEKLLPWLATLSSS, encoded by the exons ATGGAAGTAACAAGTGCTGTCCATTCAATTGGGTCTCTCAATTTGCAAACACGCTCTTCACAACTTGAAAAACTCAACAACAATGGAACCTTGTTCCTAACCACAAGAACCACCACAACACAAAAGAGTTCTCTTCTTCATGGGTATCTTCATCCAATAAACCACATAATCACCAAAAGCAACATTGGTTATGGTACTAATCATGGCAGTAACAGTAAAAGTGTCATCATCAAATCAACTTCTTCTCCTGCTACCACAGAAACTTCTGAATCCTTATCTGAAGTTGAAAAGATAAAGCAGAAATGCCTCAAGTGGAAGTGGAAGGGTCAGTATTCCATAAACTACTATGTTTCTTCTGATTCAGATTTTCCTCAGCCAAATCTCCCTCCTTTGTTACTTGTCCATGGCTTTGGTGCTTCCATTCCTCACTGGCGCAG GAATATAAAGACATTGTCTCAGAATTATACTGTTTATGCTATTGATCTACTTGGTTTTGGAGCATCAGATAAGCCCCCAGGCTTTTCGTATACCATGGAAACATGGGCTGAG TTGATCCTGGATTTCTTGGATGAAGTTGTTAAGAAGCCGACAGTACTAATAGGAAACTCGGTTGGAAGTCTTGCTTGCCTCATTGCTGCTGCTTCAG ATTCAAGTGAATCTCTCGTTAAAGGAATTGTGCTGCTAAATTGTTCTGGTGGCATGAACAACAAAGCAATTGTTGATGACTGGAGGATCAAGTTACTACTACCATTGCTTTGgctaattgattttttattgaacCAAAAGGGAATCGCCTCAGCAATTTTCGAGCGTGTTAAACAAAG AGAGAATTTGAAGAACATCTTGAGTTCAGTATATAGTAATAAGGAGTCTGTGGATGATGAACTTGTGGAGATCATTAGGGAACCGGCAAATGATGAAGGGGCATTAGATGCGTTTGTATCAATTGTAACAGGGCCGCCCGGGCCTACTCCGGTGCAGTTGGTGCCAAAAGTCTCGTCGCCTATATTACTTTTATGGGGAGATGAAGATCCGTTTACTCCAATTGATGGACCTGTTGGAAAGTACTTTTCATCATTGCCTTCTCAGCAAGAAAATGTTAAACTGTTCTTACTTGAAGGGGTTGGACATTGTCCCCATGATGACAAACCTGAATTAGTTCATGAAAAATTGCTTCCCTGGCTGGCTACTCTTTCAAGTTCATAG
- the LOC131642595 gene encoding 22.7 kDa class IV heat shock protein-like, whose product MSLKPLNMLLVPFLFLILAGDFPFTAKGSLLPFLDSPNTLLSDLWSDRFPDPFRVLEQIPFGVENHEPSMTLSHARVDWKETPEGHVIMLDVPGLKKDDIKIEVEENRVLRVSGERKKEEEKKGDHWHRVERSYGKFWRQFRLPETVDLDSVKAKMENGVLTLTLNKLSHDKIKGPRMVSIVQEDEKESKIVNDELK is encoded by the coding sequence ATGAGTCTTAAACCTCTAAACATGTTACTGGTaccatttctttttcttattcttgCTGGTGACTTTCCTTTCACAGCAAAAGGATCACTACTGCCATTCTTAGATTCTCCCAACACTCTCTTATCCGATCTCTGGTCTGATCGTTTCCCAGATCCATTTCGCGTCTTAGAACAAATCCCCTTTGGAGTTGAGAATCACGAACCATCAATGACACTGTCACATGCTAGAGTAGACTGGAAGGAAACTCCTGAGGGACATGTTATAATGCTGGACGTGCCTGGGTTGAAAAAAGATGATATAAAGATAGAAGTGGAAGAGAATAGGGTGCTAAGAGTGAGTGGTGAaaggaagaaagaagaagagaaaaaaggagATCACTGGCACAGAGTTGAAAGATCTTATGGAAAGTTCTGGAGGCAGTTTAGATTGCCTGAAACTGTTGATTTGGATTCTGTCAAGGCTAAGATGGAAAATGGTGTTCTTACTTTAACACTTAATAAGTTGTCACATGATAAGATTAAAGGTCCCAGAATGGTTAGTATTGTCCAAGAGGATGAGAAAGAGTCTAAGATCGTCAATGATGAGTTGAaataa